In Methanomassiliicoccales archaeon, the genomic window TTCGATCTCAATCTTAAGACTGTTGTAAAGGATAGCATTAGAGTTCATACGGAAAGCCTCTTCTTTCTGCCTGTCAAATAGTTCCTGGAGAGACTTTTCTTTCTTCAGAGCTGCCTGATATTCAGAATAAGCTGCTTTCACTAAGCTTTCTGTTTCATTTTTAAGTAATTCTCTGGCACTGTCCAATTCAGCTTTCAGCCTTTGCATTTCAGGATACTCAGGCTGAAACTGTTCTTGCATTTTGGCATATTCTCGACTCAGTTTGAGATAGTCTTCTCTTAGGCGTTGGATTAAAGGATTACTTAAAGCTTCCGGGATGTAATCCGGAGAAGCATTTTTAATCTCATTATAGTAGGCTTCTTTACGAACCCGGTCAATCTGAGCTTCAGTTAAGGCTTTATTCAGCTCACTCAACTTATCCAGAATGGTGGTTTCTTTATCACTGAGGATAACAATATTCTTTTCCTGTCCATAATTCTGCAATTCCTGTTCTTTCTGGCTGATTTCCTTTTTCAACTCATTAATCTGTTGACTCAGGAATTCAGTAGCTTGTTCTGTGGCTTCAGATTTAGTTTCAATATTCATGTCCACAAAAGAATCAAAAAGAGCATTAACACACTCGCTGGCCAGACCCGGATCATGAGCTTTAAAAGTTACTTCAACCAGCCTGGTCATCCTGATAGGCTTGACTTCCAGCCGGTCAAGGAATTGGTCAACCATCTTCTGCCTGAAAAGGGGATTTTTCAGCTCTTCAGAGGTAACCTGCTTCTTTCCCGAAAACTCCTCTTTTTCCCACAATTTCAATTTATTGATAGTTCTCTCGGCCAGACTGCGACTTTGGAGCAGTTTGTACTGGGTCTGGAAGTAATCATCGCGAAAAGTTTCAAT contains:
- a CDS encoding AAA family ATPase, producing the protein IETFRDDYFQTQYKLLQSRSLAERTINKLKLWEKEEFSGKKQVTSEELKNPLFRQKMVDQFLDRLEVKPIRMTRLVEVTFKAHDPGLASECVNALFDSFVDMNIETKSEATEQATEFLSQQINELKKEISQKEQELQNYGQEKNIVILSDKETTILDKLSELNKALTEAQIDRVRKEAYYNEIKNASPDYIPEALSNPLIQRLREDYLKLSREYAKMQEQFQPEYPEMQRLKAELDSARELLKNETESLVKAAYSEYQAALKKEKSLQELFDRQKEEAFRMNSNAILYNSLKIEIENRKNLLESLLKRQSETGVSARLKGLRTSNIRIVDRADIPIKPSSPKKFRNLLLALFLGLFGGVGLAFVMEYLDNSVKSVEDVERYSGLPTLGVVPAFGENARAYAYYYAYRSGEDGRKGKLAERKEGKKEETEPKSIELITHFAPESVFAENYRSLRTALLLSGPQSNLRSMIVTSALPTEGKTTTISNLAVSLAQMGKKVLLIDADLRRPKQHRIFNMKNHDGLT